One window from the genome of Paenibacillus azoreducens encodes:
- a CDS encoding penicillin-binding transpeptidase domain-containing protein → MVKRIKLRTLLLGGFITLLFVVLIFRMFSLQIVQGREWHERGAAKWVKESDIPAERGIITDRNGDALAINAPAYTVVVSPKIIQANGLEDMIVDGLHQILGKDVNELKEIMIAKDPKSGDFAKSREVRNEGWKIDENKKTQIDKLNEKLKEALKGKKKGQETGLGLIKESKRYYPKGSLASHVLGYTDRQGNPVAGLEIYMNKVLEGDKGHLKYESDTSGDKLPNSEEIYKAPVNGKNIKLTIDDTIQYYIEDAMKEAYDKYQPISMTVIAADPKTMEILGMANLPTFDPNTYWNTQDQQDFFNYAVKATYEPGSTFKIITLAAAVQEKLFDPNAKFKSGQIMAPGTRTPLHDIVRSGWGTISYLEGVKRSSNVAFVKLGEMLGKERLLKYITDFGFGKKTGIDLPGEIAPEIRLPGPVETATASYGHGVSVTPIQQLAAISAVANGGKLLKPQIIKETYDPNNGTTEPYKAEGRQVISPEAAKETSGYLEQVVADQSIGTGRHAYIDGYRVAGKTGTAVKSINGQYDYSKSVVSFIGYAPVNDPKIAVIVIMDQPNDSTVGGGKVAAPVFKKIVQQSLQYMGVPKTTTTKTESGSKNDAIQAQNRPPAPDLVQKSIADAEKQLLKSGIAFDTLGKGPTVMKQFPAKGTPLNPGQRIYLLTETDKTMEVPDLRGESLRDALDVLTLMKVAVNVNGEGYVAGQQVVNQGGKRIVQLTMKPSYDPNEQTEEDANGEQSDQQNQEDETKNSDKSKKTKKTDDKKVRSSTGRTNGKNRDN, encoded by the coding sequence ATGGTTAAAAGAATAAAACTGCGCACATTGCTCCTAGGAGGATTCATCACCCTCCTTTTTGTTGTTTTAATATTCCGAATGTTTTCGCTGCAGATTGTGCAGGGACGCGAATGGCATGAGCGGGGCGCCGCCAAATGGGTCAAGGAATCGGATATTCCGGCAGAGCGGGGGATTATTACGGACCGTAACGGGGATGCGCTTGCGATCAATGCTCCCGCATACACAGTCGTTGTCAGTCCTAAGATCATTCAGGCCAATGGCCTGGAAGATATGATCGTGGACGGCCTTCACCAAATTTTGGGCAAGGACGTCAACGAACTGAAGGAGATTATGATCGCAAAAGATCCCAAAAGCGGCGATTTCGCCAAAAGCCGTGAAGTCCGGAACGAAGGCTGGAAAATCGACGAAAACAAGAAAACGCAAATCGATAAGCTGAACGAAAAGCTGAAAGAAGCGCTAAAAGGGAAAAAGAAAGGTCAGGAAACGGGCCTCGGCTTAATAAAAGAATCCAAACGCTATTATCCGAAAGGATCATTAGCTTCCCATGTGTTAGGGTATACGGACCGCCAAGGCAATCCCGTCGCCGGGCTTGAAATCTACATGAATAAGGTCCTGGAGGGAGATAAAGGACATCTGAAATACGAGTCGGATACCTCTGGCGATAAGCTCCCCAATTCGGAAGAAATCTATAAGGCGCCTGTCAATGGAAAAAATATTAAGCTGACGATTGACGATACGATCCAGTATTATATCGAAGATGCAATGAAAGAGGCGTATGATAAATATCAGCCGATCAGTATGACGGTCATCGCGGCCGATCCGAAGACGATGGAGATTCTCGGCATGGCCAATTTGCCGACATTTGATCCGAATACGTATTGGAATACCCAAGATCAGCAGGACTTTTTCAATTATGCTGTCAAAGCGACTTATGAACCGGGTTCCACCTTTAAAATCATCACCTTGGCCGCGGCGGTGCAGGAGAAATTATTTGATCCGAACGCAAAATTCAAGTCCGGCCAAATCATGGCGCCAGGCACGCGGACTCCCCTGCACGACATTGTCCGGTCAGGCTGGGGAACGATCTCTTATCTGGAAGGGGTCAAACGTTCCAGTAACGTGGCTTTCGTTAAACTAGGGGAAATGCTGGGCAAGGAACGGCTGTTGAAGTATATAACGGATTTTGGTTTCGGCAAAAAGACAGGCATCGATCTTCCGGGAGAAATAGCACCGGAAATCAGGCTTCCCGGCCCGGTCGAAACGGCTACTGCTTCTTACGGTCATGGCGTATCCGTTACGCCGATCCAGCAGCTTGCGGCGATCAGCGCCGTGGCAAATGGGGGCAAGCTGTTAAAACCGCAAATCATTAAAGAAACATATGATCCGAACAATGGGACAACGGAGCCTTATAAAGCTGAGGGTCGTCAGGTCATCTCGCCGGAAGCCGCGAAGGAAACAAGCGGATATCTGGAGCAGGTCGTTGCGGATCAGTCGATAGGCACAGGCCGCCATGCATACATTGACGGTTACAGAGTCGCCGGTAAAACCGGTACCGCCGTTAAAAGTATTAATGGACAATACGATTATTCCAAATCGGTCGTTTCCTTTATCGGTTATGCGCCGGTCAACGATCCGAAAATTGCCGTCATCGTCATTATGGACCAGCCTAACGATTCGACGGTGGGCGGGGGCAAGGTTGCCGCTCCTGTCTTTAAAAAGATTGTGCAGCAATCCCTTCAATACATGGGAGTTCCCAAAACGACGACGACTAAAACGGAATCCGGCAGCAAAAACGATGCTATTCAAGCGCAAAACCGTCCGCCTGCCCCGGATCTGGTACAGAAAAGCATAGCCGATGCCGAAAAGCAGCTGCTGAAATCCGGCATCGCGTTTGACACCTTGGGCAAAGGCCCGACGGTCATGAAACAGTTCCCTGCCAAGGGGACGCCGTTAAATCCGGGGCAGCGTATATATCTGCTAACCGAGACCGACAAAACGATGGAGGTTCCCGATCTTAGAGGCGAATCTCTGCGCGATGCCCTGGATGTGCTGACGTTGATGAAAGTGGCCGTAAACGTGAACGGCGAAGGTTATGTTGCCGGCCAGCAGGTCGTCAATCAGGGCGGCAAACGAATCGTGCAGCTGACGATGAAACCATCATACGATCCAAACGAACAGACTGAAGAGGACGCCAATGGGGAGCAAAGCGACCAGCAAAACCAGGAGGACGAAACAAAGAATAGCGATAAAAGCAAAAAGACCAAAAAAACGGACGATAAAAAGGTCCGCTCCTCCACGGGCAGAACCAACGGCAAAAATAGAGACAATTAA
- a CDS encoding stage V sporulation protein D — protein MKVSNVTRRRRLLVILTGLCLLFVAIIVRLAYVQLGQGPELAAKAEENWRRNIPSMAKRGEIQDRNGTALAYNISSPTIMAVPVQVKDPDKTAKLLAPLLGMTEEKVKKTITKRESSVKLQPGGRKITMELAQKIRDLDLPGIVVAEDNKRYYPYGDLASHILGFTGIDNQGLTGIEQKYDSELKGINGSVSYLSDAGGRIMPGSSEKYNVPKDGLTLQLTLDQSIQSIMERELDQAMLQYQARGAWSIAMNPKTGEIYAMASRPGYEPGNYKEYPAEVYNRNLPIWMTYEPGSTFKIITLAAALQEKKVDLKNERFFDPGYIKIGGATLRCWKRGGHGSETFMQVVENSCNPGFVTLGNRLGKDTLFGYIRNFGFGSKTGIDLNGEENGILFKLSKVGPVELATTAFGQGVSVTPIQQVAAVSAAINGGKLYKPYVAKAWVNPDTGETVSENKPQLVRQVISEETSKQVREALESVVANGTGRPAFIDGYRVGGKTGTAQIVVNGRYSASEHIVSFIAFAPADDPQLVVYTAVDNPAGIQFGGVVAAPIVQRILKDSLHVLNVPERKDQMPKAYRFGETPIVTVPDLVGATVQDLYEDLNMNFMLAKSGTGNTVVSQAPKPGSRVERGSTIRIYMGSDPNQGEQGKAPD, from the coding sequence GTGAAAGTTTCGAACGTAACGCGCAGACGCAGACTGCTGGTGATTTTGACGGGACTATGCTTGCTGTTTGTTGCTATAATAGTAAGGCTCGCTTATGTACAGCTCGGCCAAGGCCCGGAGCTTGCGGCCAAAGCGGAAGAAAACTGGAGAAGAAATATTCCGTCCATGGCCAAAAGGGGAGAAATCCAGGACCGCAACGGTACCGCGCTTGCATACAACATCAGTTCGCCAACGATTATGGCAGTTCCGGTGCAGGTGAAAGATCCGGACAAGACGGCCAAGCTGCTCGCGCCCCTTCTCGGAATGACGGAGGAAAAAGTTAAAAAAACGATTACGAAAAGGGAATCAAGCGTGAAACTACAGCCCGGCGGACGCAAAATTACGATGGAGCTCGCTCAGAAAATTCGTGATTTAGATCTGCCGGGTATCGTTGTTGCTGAGGACAATAAGAGGTATTATCCTTATGGGGATCTTGCAAGCCACATTCTTGGCTTTACGGGAATCGACAATCAGGGGCTGACCGGCATCGAGCAGAAGTATGACAGTGAACTTAAAGGGATCAATGGAAGCGTCTCTTATTTGTCGGATGCAGGCGGACGCATCATGCCGGGCTCCTCGGAGAAATACAACGTTCCGAAGGACGGGCTTACTTTGCAGCTGACACTAGACCAATCCATTCAGTCGATCATGGAGCGGGAGCTGGATCAAGCCATGCTTCAATATCAGGCCAGAGGCGCCTGGTCCATCGCCATGAATCCGAAGACGGGCGAAATTTACGCGATGGCCAGCAGACCGGGATATGAACCGGGCAATTACAAAGAGTACCCGGCGGAAGTGTATAACCGAAACCTGCCGATCTGGATGACATATGAGCCCGGCTCCACCTTCAAGATCATCACTCTTGCAGCTGCGCTTCAGGAAAAAAAGGTGGATTTGAAGAACGAACGATTCTTTGATCCGGGCTACATCAAAATCGGCGGCGCAACGTTGAGATGTTGGAAGCGGGGCGGGCATGGCAGCGAAACCTTTATGCAGGTTGTGGAAAATTCCTGCAACCCCGGGTTTGTCACGCTGGGCAACCGCTTGGGGAAAGATACGCTTTTTGGGTACATCCGCAATTTCGGATTCGGTTCGAAAACGGGGATTGACCTGAACGGGGAAGAAAACGGAATTTTGTTCAAGCTTTCGAAGGTCGGCCCGGTTGAACTGGCAACCACGGCTTTCGGTCAGGGGGTATCGGTTACGCCGATTCAGCAGGTGGCTGCCGTTTCGGCGGCCATAAACGGCGGCAAGCTGTATAAGCCTTATGTGGCCAAAGCGTGGGTGAATCCCGATACAGGCGAAACGGTCAGCGAAAACAAGCCGCAGCTGGTCAGACAAGTGATTTCCGAGGAGACATCCAAGCAGGTCCGTGAAGCGCTGGAAAGCGTCGTGGCCAACGGCACGGGCCGTCCGGCCTTCATTGACGGCTACCGGGTGGGCGGGAAGACGGGGACGGCGCAGATTGTGGTGAACGGAAGGTATTCCGCCTCGGAGCATATCGTTTCCTTTATTGCCTTCGCGCCGGCCGACGATCCTCAGCTTGTGGTATATACCGCCGTGGACAATCCGGCGGGCATCCAGTTCGGAGGCGTGGTAGCTGCGCCAATCGTGCAGCGCATTCTGAAGGATTCGCTTCATGTCCTCAATGTGCCTGAGCGCAAGGATCAAATGCCTAAGGCGTATAGATTCGGAGAAACGCCGATCGTGACCGTGCCGGATTTGGTCGGAGCAACGGTACAGGATTTGTACGAAGATTTGAACATGAACTTCATGCTGGCAAAATCGGGCACCGGCAACACGGTGGTCAGCCAGGCACCAAAGCCGGGCAGCCGCGTGGAGAGGGGGTCGACCATCCGTATTTATATGGGGTCCGATCCCAACCAAGGCGAGCAGGGCAAAGCTCCCGATTAA
- a CDS encoding UDP-N-acetylmuramoyl-L-alanyl-D-glutamate--2,6-diaminopimelate ligase, giving the protein MKLNELASTLTIAQITGNGDITITGLQTDSRKVAPGDVFICLPGHTVDGHDYAAQAVEKGAVALVAERQLDLDLPQIIVKDSRYAMAVMADAFFGSPSSHMKMIGVTGTNGKTTTTYLIEKMMNDHGVPTGLIGTIQMRYGGRTFPMSGTTPEALELQRSLDDMSANGVQCCVMEVSSHALEQGRVKGTDFRTAVFTNLTQDHLDYHKTMDEYKAAKGLFFARLGNKFAHQKNQRKYAVLNADDEASSYFAKVTAAEVVTYGLGEKADVRASNISITAQGTSFHVDTFRGSTDINLKMVGKFNVYNALAAITAGLLEGLELDGIKRSLESVPGVDGRVESVDEGQPFAVIVDYAHTPDGLENVLKTVNEFAKGRVITVFGCGGDRDRTKRPTMGKLAAKYSDFVMVTSDNPRTEDPELILKDIEAGLHEDSVPQERYQLIVDRREAIQKAIEMASPDDVVLIAGKGHETYQIIGHTKYDFDDRVVAKEAIRGMDK; this is encoded by the coding sequence ATGAAATTAAACGAATTGGCTTCAACACTAACAATCGCACAAATTACAGGCAACGGAGATATCACCATCACCGGTCTTCAGACCGACTCGCGCAAAGTTGCGCCGGGGGACGTATTTATCTGTTTGCCCGGCCATACGGTGGACGGCCATGATTATGCTGCCCAGGCAGTCGAAAAGGGCGCGGTGGCGCTCGTGGCAGAGCGGCAGCTTGATCTTGACCTTCCACAAATTATCGTCAAAGACAGCCGTTATGCCATGGCCGTTATGGCGGATGCCTTTTTTGGCTCCCCAAGCTCGCATATGAAGATGATTGGCGTAACCGGAACCAACGGGAAAACGACAACGACTTACCTGATCGAAAAAATGATGAATGATCACGGGGTGCCTACAGGCCTGATCGGAACGATCCAAATGCGTTACGGCGGCCGTACGTTCCCGATGTCCGGAACGACACCCGAAGCGCTTGAACTGCAGCGTTCCCTGGATGACATGTCCGCAAACGGCGTGCAGTGCTGCGTGATGGAGGTTTCCTCCCATGCGCTGGAGCAGGGGCGCGTGAAGGGGACCGATTTCCGCACGGCGGTGTTCACCAACCTGACTCAGGATCATCTCGATTACCATAAAACGATGGATGAGTACAAAGCGGCCAAGGGGCTTTTCTTCGCCCGGCTCGGCAACAAATTCGCGCATCAGAAAAACCAGCGGAAATATGCCGTGCTGAACGCCGATGACGAGGCTTCAAGCTATTTCGCCAAGGTGACCGCGGCCGAGGTGGTTACATACGGTCTCGGCGAAAAAGCCGATGTGCGCGCATCGAATATTTCCATCACGGCCCAAGGCACATCTTTTCATGTGGATACGTTCCGGGGCAGCACCGATATTAACCTGAAAATGGTCGGCAAATTTAACGTTTATAATGCGCTGGCCGCCATTACGGCAGGTTTGCTGGAAGGGCTGGAGCTGGACGGGATTAAGCGCAGCCTCGAGTCGGTGCCTGGCGTTGACGGACGCGTGGAATCCGTGGATGAAGGACAGCCGTTTGCGGTTATCGTGGACTATGCCCATACTCCGGATGGTTTGGAAAATGTGCTGAAAACCGTAAATGAATTTGCCAAAGGCCGGGTGATTACCGTATTTGGCTGCGGCGGGGACCGCGACCGGACCAAACGTCCGACCATGGGCAAACTGGCGGCAAAATACAGCGATTTTGTCATGGTTACTTCGGATAACCCGCGGACTGAAGACCCGGAACTCATCCTGAAAGATATCGAGGCCGGCTTGCATGAGGATTCCGTTCCGCAAGAGCGCTATCAGCTCATCGTGGACCGGCGCGAGGCCATTCAAAAGGCTATTGAAATGGCAAGCCCGGACGATGTAGTATTGATTGCGGGGAAAGGTCATGAGACCTACCAAATTATTGGGCATACAAAATACGATTTTGATGATCGCGTAGTTGCCAAGGAAGCGATAAGGGGTATGGATAAGTGA
- a CDS encoding UDP-N-acetylmuramoyl-tripeptide--D-alanyl-D-alanine ligase, whose translation MTKKLGEVAVMCGGELAHDHDYDIQVKGVFTDSRKLVAGRLFVPLVGEKFDGHAFAAAALEGGACGVLWQRDRGVPPQGPVILVDDTLDALQAMAKAYLAEVGCRVVGITGSNGKTTTKDMVYALLKTSFKVHKTGGNFNNHIGMPLTILEMPADTEIAVLEMGMSGRHEIECLSAIASPEVAVITNIGEAHLLQLGSRHEIARAKLEIASGMKQGGLLVYHGDEPLIPLVLDEPDTIKPEGLKTFTFGMDPGKNSDYPTGMMFHSKGVIFTSHLHPEAGLELPLLGQHNVINCLAALAVADYFGVGAEEIREGLSGLHLTGMRIEQITAPSGLTVLSDAYNASPMSMKAAIDVLDSLKGHRRKIAVLGDMLELGPKEFEYHAEVGEYAADGKVDMLYAFGTLSAEMAKAARLKNPEMLVYHFDDKKELISHLAGQVHPKDIVLIKASRGMKLEEVVDALVKEDFHN comes from the coding sequence ATTACGAAAAAGCTGGGTGAAGTAGCGGTCATGTGCGGAGGAGAGCTTGCGCATGACCATGATTATGATATACAGGTGAAAGGGGTTTTTACGGATTCGCGCAAGCTTGTCGCCGGCAGGCTGTTTGTGCCGCTTGTCGGTGAGAAGTTCGACGGCCATGCCTTTGCTGCGGCAGCGCTTGAAGGCGGCGCATGCGGCGTCCTCTGGCAGCGCGACCGCGGCGTTCCGCCACAAGGTCCCGTCATTTTGGTGGATGATACGCTTGACGCGCTGCAGGCAATGGCCAAAGCTTATTTGGCGGAAGTCGGCTGCCGCGTGGTCGGCATAACGGGAAGCAACGGCAAAACGACCACCAAGGACATGGTTTATGCGCTGCTGAAAACGTCCTTTAAGGTTCATAAAACCGGCGGGAATTTCAATAACCATATCGGTATGCCGCTGACCATTCTGGAAATGCCTGCCGACACGGAAATTGCCGTACTGGAGATGGGCATGAGCGGAAGACATGAAATTGAGTGTCTGTCCGCGATTGCAAGCCCCGAAGTGGCGGTCATTACCAATATCGGCGAGGCTCATCTGTTGCAGCTTGGATCAAGACATGAAATTGCCCGTGCCAAGCTGGAAATCGCAAGCGGCATGAAGCAGGGCGGTTTGCTGGTGTACCATGGCGATGAGCCGTTGATCCCGCTTGTGCTGGATGAACCGGATACCATCAAACCCGAAGGGCTCAAAACATTTACCTTCGGTATGGATCCGGGCAAAAATAGCGACTATCCAACCGGCATGATGTTCCACAGCAAAGGCGTTATTTTTACATCTCATCTTCATCCGGAGGCCGGACTCGAACTGCCGCTGCTTGGCCAGCATAATGTCATCAACTGTTTGGCTGCGCTTGCTGTCGCGGATTACTTCGGCGTCGGCGCCGAAGAGATTCGCGAAGGTCTCTCCGGGCTTCATTTGACCGGAATGCGCATCGAGCAAATCACCGCTCCGAGCGGGCTGACAGTCCTGAGCGACGCCTACAATGCCAGTCCGATGTCCATGAAAGCGGCGATCGATGTACTGGACAGCCTGAAGGGACACCGCCGCAAAATTGCCGTTCTCGGGGACATGCTTGAGCTTGGGCCGAAAGAGTTCGAGTATCATGCTGAAGTCGGGGAATACGCTGCGGATGGCAAAGTGGATATGCTGTATGCTTTCGGTACGCTATCTGCAGAGATGGCGAAAGCCGCCCGGTTAAAAAATCCGGAGATGCTCGTATACCATTTTGACGATAAAAAAGAACTTATTTCTCACCTCGCCGGGCAAGTGCATCCCAAGGATATTGTGCTGATCAAAGCTTCGCGCGGCATGAAATTGGAAGAAGTTGTGGATGCTCTTGTCAAGGAAGACTTTCATAATTAA
- the mraY gene encoding phospho-N-acetylmuramoyl-pentapeptide-transferase — MDYQLLLLTIGVSFILAVIASPLLIPLLRRLKFGQQVRDDGPQSHLKKAGTPTMGGVVIILAFTLTFLKFSVVNTDFYVLLVATLGFGLIGFLDDYIKIVFRRSLGLTARQKLIGQLLFAAIMCILLIQNGHSTAISIPGTSLSFDWGGFFYYPFIVIMMLAISNAVNFTDGLDGLLSGVSAIAFAAFALVAMQATSLSAAVCAAAMIGAVLGFLVFNAHPAKVFMGDTGSLGIGGAIGAIAIVTKTELLFIIIGGVFVIEMLSVVLQVVSFKTRGKRIFKMSPIHHHFELSGWSEWRVVITFWFVGIILAGIGLYLNKGL; from the coding sequence ATGGACTATCAACTACTGCTATTAACTATAGGCGTTTCATTTATTCTTGCCGTCATTGCCTCACCGCTTCTGATTCCGCTGCTCAGGCGCTTGAAATTTGGGCAGCAGGTGCGTGACGACGGGCCGCAGAGCCATCTGAAAAAAGCCGGCACACCCACGATGGGCGGCGTCGTGATCATTTTGGCGTTTACGCTGACCTTCTTGAAATTTTCGGTCGTGAATACCGATTTTTATGTGCTGCTGGTGGCAACGTTAGGATTTGGCCTCATCGGATTTCTCGATGATTATATCAAAATCGTATTTAGACGTTCGCTCGGACTGACGGCACGCCAGAAACTGATCGGCCAGCTGCTTTTTGCGGCGATTATGTGCATACTGCTGATACAAAACGGCCACAGCACGGCGATCAGCATTCCGGGAACTTCCTTGTCATTCGACTGGGGCGGATTTTTCTATTACCCGTTTATCGTGATCATGATGCTGGCCATCAGCAACGCGGTTAACTTTACGGATGGCCTGGACGGTTTGCTGTCGGGAGTCAGCGCCATCGCTTTCGCCGCTTTTGCGCTTGTGGCGATGCAGGCGACATCGTTGTCGGCAGCCGTATGCGCTGCAGCCATGATCGGTGCGGTGCTTGGATTCCTCGTATTTAATGCGCATCCCGCCAAAGTGTTTATGGGCGATACGGGTTCGCTTGGCATTGGGGGGGCCATCGGGGCGATTGCGATCGTAACCAAAACCGAGCTGCTGTTCATCATCATCGGCGGCGTGTTCGTCATCGAAATGCTGTCCGTCGTGCTGCAGGTGGTCTCTTTTAAAACCAGAGGCAAACGCATATTTAAAATGAGTCCGATCCACCATCACTTCGAATTGTCCGGCTGGTCGGAATGGCGCGTAGTCATCACGTTCTGGTTTGTAGGCATCATACTCGCAGGCATTGGACTTTACTTGAACAAGGGGTTGTAG
- the murD gene encoding UDP-N-acetylmuramoyl-L-alanine--D-glutamate ligase: protein MKHPELYRGKEVIVLGLAKSGVQVAKVLHSFGAIVTANDQKDRDQCPEAGELEALGITVICGGHPENLVHPGISLLVKNPGIPYKVQPVQKALDLGIDVITEVEVAYHICDAPIIGITGSNGKTTTTTWVGNMLEEAGMRPIVAGNIGTPLCEAALGADSGNWMVTELSSFQLKGTREFRPRIGCLLNVAETHLDYHGDMEDYVASKAKIFANQGEGDTAVLNWDDSTCRKLVPYIKAKLLPFSTNEELVEGVYVSPPYIPDVEDSLPRAIVYRDAHGQVTEIIPVEEVGIPGRFNIANAAAACAISIAAGAPLDRLRGPLSSFRGVEHRLEYVMDRSDVAFYNNSKATNSKATAMALASFKRPIVLIAGGLDRGSDYTELVPVLSERVKAVVALGQTAHKIAKAAEMAGLKQIVVVDNGEDAAETLRAAVKEAAAAASPGDIVLLSPACASWDMFASYEVRGRIFKEAVHNL from the coding sequence ATGAAGCATCCAGAATTATACAGGGGCAAGGAAGTTATCGTATTGGGGCTGGCTAAAAGCGGTGTACAAGTTGCCAAAGTTTTGCACAGCTTCGGCGCGATTGTAACGGCAAACGATCAAAAAGACAGAGATCAATGTCCAGAAGCCGGGGAACTGGAGGCGCTCGGAATTACCGTCATTTGTGGCGGACATCCGGAGAATCTGGTTCATCCCGGTATTTCTCTGCTTGTCAAAAATCCGGGTATTCCCTATAAGGTTCAGCCTGTGCAAAAAGCGTTGGACCTTGGCATTGATGTGATAACCGAAGTGGAAGTTGCCTATCATATCTGTGATGCGCCGATCATCGGCATTACCGGCTCCAACGGGAAAACGACAACGACAACCTGGGTCGGCAATATGCTGGAAGAAGCCGGCATGCGTCCGATTGTGGCAGGAAATATCGGCACGCCGCTATGCGAAGCCGCGCTAGGCGCGGACAGCGGCAATTGGATGGTGACCGAGCTCAGCAGTTTTCAACTGAAAGGTACGCGGGAATTCAGACCTCGCATCGGATGTTTGCTTAATGTGGCGGAAACGCATTTGGATTACCATGGGGACATGGAAGATTACGTAGCTTCCAAAGCGAAAATATTTGCCAATCAGGGAGAAGGAGATACCGCAGTCCTCAATTGGGATGATTCAACCTGCCGCAAGCTCGTTCCCTACATCAAGGCCAAACTGCTGCCGTTCTCTACCAATGAAGAGTTGGTGGAAGGGGTTTATGTCAGCCCGCCTTATATCCCGGATGTAGAGGATTCGCTGCCGCGTGCGATCGTATACCGCGATGCGCACGGTCAGGTGACGGAGATCATCCCCGTGGAGGAAGTCGGTATTCCGGGCCGCTTTAATATCGCAAACGCGGCGGCGGCCTGTGCGATTTCGATCGCGGCAGGCGCGCCTCTAGATCGGTTAAGAGGCCCATTGTCCTCCTTCCGCGGCGTTGAACACCGGTTGGAATATGTAATGGATCGCAGTGACGTCGCTTTTTACAACAATTCCAAGGCTACCAATTCCAAAGCGACGGCGATGGCGCTCGCATCCTTTAAAAGGCCAATTGTGCTGATTGCCGGAGGACTGGACCGCGGTTCGGATTATACGGAATTAGTGCCGGTTTTGTCGGAGCGGGTGAAGGCGGTCGTAGCGCTTGGCCAAACCGCGCATAAAATTGCGAAAGCAGCCGAAATGGCGGGATTAAAGCAGATTGTTGTCGTCGATAATGGAGAGGACGCCGCCGAAACGCTCCGCGCAGCTGTAAAAGAAGCTGCAGCCGCCGCAAGCCCGGGAGACATCGTGCTTTTGTCACCGGCTTGTGCCAGCTGGGACATGTTTGCCTCATACGAGGTGCGTGGACGCATTTTTAAAGAGGCGGTGCATAATCTTTAA
- the spoVE gene encoding stage V sporulation protein E, whose translation MNKTRPAPDLWLFLCILSLLIVGMIMVYSAGSVLAFHEYGDSFYFVKRQLLFAGLGLAAMFFTASIDFRVWKKYAQIILIVCFALLVIVLIPGVGVVRGGARSWLGISSFGIQPSEFMKLGMILFLSKWLSSEEWDITKFGRGLMPPLGLLGLAFGLIMLQPDLGTGTVMMGASMMIIFTAGARLSHLGMLGLAGAAGFVGLILAAPYRLKRITAFLDPWSDPLGAGYQIIQSLYAIGPGGLGGLGLGMSRQKYSYVPEPQTDFIFSILAEELGFIGGLIVLLLFLILVWRGMRIAMTIPDRFGSLLAVGIIGMVAVQVVINIGVVIGLMPVTGITLPLISYGGSSLTLMLTALGILLNLSRYAR comes from the coding sequence ATGAACAAGACACGCCCGGCGCCGGATTTGTGGCTTTTTCTCTGCATTTTGAGCTTGCTGATCGTCGGTATGATTATGGTGTACAGCGCAGGCTCTGTATTGGCATTTCACGAATATGGGGATTCCTTTTATTTCGTTAAGCGTCAATTGCTGTTTGCAGGATTGGGACTTGCTGCAATGTTTTTTACAGCCAGCATCGATTTTCGCGTTTGGAAAAAATATGCCCAGATCATCTTGATCGTTTGCTTCGCGCTTCTCGTCATTGTTTTGATCCCCGGGGTCGGGGTTGTGCGCGGAGGCGCTCGCAGCTGGCTTGGGATCAGTTCGTTTGGCATACAGCCCTCCGAGTTTATGAAACTCGGCATGATTCTTTTTCTCTCCAAATGGCTGAGCAGCGAGGAGTGGGATATCACGAAGTTCGGCAGAGGCTTGATGCCGCCGCTTGGCCTGCTCGGTCTGGCTTTCGGTCTGATTATGCTTCAACCGGATTTGGGCACGGGCACTGTTATGATGGGGGCGTCCATGATGATTATTTTTACGGCCGGAGCCCGTCTTAGCCATTTAGGGATGCTCGGCTTGGCCGGAGCGGCCGGGTTCGTCGGACTTATTCTTGCAGCGCCTTATCGGCTAAAGCGCATTACCGCGTTCCTTGATCCGTGGTCCGACCCGCTGGGGGCAGGTTATCAAATTATTCAATCATTGTACGCTATCGGCCCGGGAGGGCTGGGCGGCCTTGGGCTTGGCATGAGTCGGCAAAAGTACAGCTATGTTCCGGAGCCGCAAACGGATTTTATATTTTCGATTCTAGCTGAAGAACTTGGCTTCATCGGCGGTCTGATCGTGCTGCTGCTGTTCCTGATTTTGGTATGGCGGGGCATGCGCATTGCGATGACGATTCCGGACCGCTTTGGCAGCTTGCTTGCCGTAGGTATCATAGGCATGGTTGCGGTTCAAGTCGTCATTAACATCGGCGTGGTCATCGGACTTATGCCGGTAACCGGCATTACGCTGCCGCTCATCAGCTATGGCGGATCATCGCTTACACTGATGCTGACCGCCTTGGGAATTTTACTTAATCTATCACGTTATGCGAGGTGA